The following proteins are encoded in a genomic region of Rhodoferax aquaticus:
- a CDS encoding peptide chain release factor 3 codes for MTYASETRRRRTFAIISHPDAGKTTLTEKLLLFSGAIQIAGSVKARKASRHATSDWMEIEKQRGISVASSVMQMSYRDHVVNLLDTPGHKDFSEDTYRVLTAVDSALMVIDAANGVEAQTRRLIEVCRQRDTPIITFVNKMDREVREPLDILDEIERELGMPCVPMTWPVGQGKLFGGIINLRTEAMTVFESGSERRPQDFDTVPLNDADSLAKRFGHEWTTAIESMELATGASPAWDHAAFLAGKQTPVFFGSGVNNFGVMEVLDALVDLAPAPQKRTSTTVVNRQPVVKEMQPEDTAFSGVVFKVQANMDANHRDRIAFVRMASGKYTPGMKLKVMRTAKELRPTSVVTFMSQRREAVEEAYAGDIVGFTTHGGVQLGDTITDGSINLQYTGLPFFAPEMFMTVVLRNPLRTKQLQQGLAQLGEEGAIQVFKPEMGGNMLLGAVGQLQFEVVQHRLKGEYDADIRLEGCQYTGARWITADTPKELQEFINAYPMRMARDAADTLAYLCTSPYDVRLAQERFPKIHFHPLREHAGLALQSAG; via the coding sequence GTGACCTACGCCTCCGAAACCCGCCGCCGCCGCACCTTTGCCATCATTTCCCATCCGGATGCGGGTAAAACCACCCTGACTGAAAAGCTCTTGCTGTTCTCGGGCGCGATCCAGATTGCCGGCTCGGTCAAAGCGCGCAAGGCCAGCCGCCACGCGACCTCCGACTGGATGGAAATCGAAAAGCAGCGTGGCATCTCGGTCGCCTCGTCGGTCATGCAGATGTCTTACCGCGACCACGTGGTCAACCTGCTCGACACCCCCGGCCACAAAGACTTCTCGGAAGACACCTACCGCGTGCTCACCGCCGTGGACTCGGCACTGATGGTGATTGACGCGGCCAACGGTGTGGAAGCCCAGACCCGCCGCCTGATTGAGGTCTGCCGCCAGCGCGACACACCCATCATCACCTTCGTGAACAAGATGGACCGCGAAGTGCGCGAGCCCCTGGACATCTTGGACGAAATCGAACGCGAGCTGGGCATGCCCTGCGTGCCCATGACCTGGCCTGTGGGCCAAGGCAAGCTGTTCGGCGGGATCATCAACCTGCGCACCGAGGCCATGACCGTGTTTGAGAGCGGTAGCGAGCGCCGCCCACAAGACTTTGACACCGTGCCTTTGAACGACGCCGACTCGCTGGCCAAGCGCTTTGGCCACGAGTGGACTACCGCCATCGAAAGCATGGAGCTCGCCACCGGCGCGTCCCCCGCGTGGGACCATGCCGCCTTTTTGGCGGGCAAGCAAACGCCCGTGTTCTTTGGCTCTGGGGTGAACAACTTTGGGGTGATGGAAGTGCTGGACGCCTTAGTCGACCTGGCACCCGCGCCCCAAAAGCGCACCAGCACGACCGTGGTCAACCGCCAGCCCGTGGTCAAAGAAATGCAACCCGAAGACACGGCCTTCAGCGGCGTGGTGTTCAAGGTGCAAGCCAATATGGACGCCAACCACCGCGACCGCATTGCCTTTGTACGCATGGCCTCTGGCAAATACACACCGGGCATGAAGCTCAAGGTCATGCGCACCGCCAAAGAGCTGCGCCCCACCTCGGTTGTCACCTTCATGAGCCAGCGCCGTGAAGCGGTGGAAGAGGCCTACGCCGGTGACATCGTGGGCTTTACCACCCACGGCGGCGTGCAGCTGGGTGACACCATCACCGACGGCAGCATCAACCTGCAGTACACCGGCCTGCCCTTCTTTGCGCCCGAAATGTTCATGACCGTGGTGCTGAGAAACCCCTTGCGCACCAAGCAGTTGCAACAAGGCTTGGCCCAGTTGGGTGAAGAAGGCGCCATCCAAGTCTTCAAGCCCGAAATGGGTGGCAATATGCTTTTGGGCGCTGTGGGCCAATTGCAGTTCGAAGTGGTGCAACACCGTTTGAAAGGTGAATACGACGCCGACATCCGCCTAGAAGGCTGCCAGTACACCGGCGCTCGCTGGATCACTGCAGACACGCCCAAAGAGCTGCAGGAGTTCATCAACGCCTACCCCATGCGCATGGCCCGTGACGCCGCCGACACATTGGCCTACCTATGCACCAGCCCCTATGACGTGCGCTTGGCGCAAGAGCGTTTCCCCAAGATCCACTTCCACCCCCTGCGTGAACACGCGGGCTTGGCGCTGCAAAGCGCGGGTTGA
- a CDS encoding HAD family hydrolase: MKALSHWPLEQRRRITGVFTDIDDTLTSEGAITADALRALHQLKAAGLTVIPITGRPIGWCEPFMRGEVSPPWPVDAMVAENGAVAFVPDSADFSSQNSLQRPSGMRRPLSKRYQQDASTRAHNQARMQAIAAKVCAQVPGVGLARDSAGRETDLAFDYHEFAQLGPAQVDQVLALLQAEGMHTTVSSIHIHGCFGDFNKWGGACWIVQTLLGRDLTQELDRWVFVGDSGNDQAMFQHFTHSAGVANIARFVPQLTHLPRYVTLSERGSGFAEVANALLEARQAG, translated from the coding sequence ATGAAGGCACTGAGCCACTGGCCCTTGGAACAGCGTCGCCGCATCACCGGCGTGTTTACCGACATTGACGACACCCTCACCAGTGAGGGTGCCATCACGGCCGATGCCTTGCGGGCCCTGCACCAGCTCAAAGCGGCGGGGCTGACTGTGATCCCCATCACCGGGCGGCCTATTGGTTGGTGCGAGCCGTTTATGCGGGGCGAGGTGTCGCCGCCCTGGCCGGTAGACGCCATGGTGGCCGAGAACGGTGCTGTGGCTTTTGTGCCTGATAGCGCTGATTTTTCGAGCCAAAATAGCCTGCAGCGCCCATCTGGTATGCGCAGGCCGCTATCAAAACGATACCAACAAGACGCCAGCACACGCGCGCACAACCAAGCACGCATGCAAGCCATTGCCGCCAAGGTCTGTGCCCAAGTGCCCGGTGTGGGCCTCGCGCGAGACAGCGCTGGGCGTGAGACGGACCTCGCATTCGACTACCACGAGTTCGCGCAACTGGGCCCAGCGCAAGTCGATCAGGTGCTGGCCTTGCTGCAAGCAGAAGGCATGCACACCACAGTGAGCAGCATCCACATCCACGGCTGTTTTGGGGACTTCAACAAATGGGGCGGCGCATGCTGGATCGTGCAAACCCTGCTGGGGCGTGACTTGACCCAAGAGCTAGACCGCTGGGTGTTTGTGGGCGACTCGGGCAACGACCAAGCCATGTTTCAGCACTTCACCCACAGCGCGGGCGTGGCCAACATTGCGCGCTTTGTGCCGCAGCTCACCCACCTGCCCCGCTACGTCACGCTCAGCGAACGGGGCAGCGGTTTTGCCGAAGTGGCCAACGCGCTGCTAGAAGCCCGCCAAGCGGGCTAG
- a CDS encoding histone deacetylase family protein — protein MKTFYNHLHAQHQGKVEMFRGALVPCFEVPARADHVLAELQRRQLGTVVEPKAFGEAALTAIHSPRYLNFLATAWDQWVALDAANADKDILPSVWPTRTFRTDIEPDNLAAKVGLYSFDAGSPFTSGTWVAARKGAECALSAAQQVVAGDRAAFALSRPPGHHAGADFFGGYCFLNNAALAAQHLRNAGMKKVAVLDVDFHHGNGTQAIFYDRPDVFFASIHGDPRTEYPFFLGHADETGAGAGVGANLNLPLPRGTDYTAWARALETSLTAIARFGADALVVSLGMDTFEGDPISGFKLKSDDYLRIGARLKQAGLPTVFIFEGGYAVEEVGINAVNVLQAFA, from the coding sequence ATGAAAACCTTTTACAACCACCTCCACGCCCAGCACCAGGGCAAAGTCGAAATGTTCCGCGGCGCGCTGGTGCCGTGCTTTGAGGTGCCGGCCCGCGCGGACCATGTGCTGGCGGAGCTGCAGCGCCGCCAGTTGGGCACGGTAGTAGAGCCGAAGGCGTTTGGCGAAGCGGCGCTTACCGCCATCCACAGCCCGCGCTACCTGAACTTTTTGGCGACCGCCTGGGACCAGTGGGTGGCGCTGGACGCGGCCAATGCGGACAAGGACATCTTGCCCTCCGTGTGGCCCACGCGCACCTTCCGCACCGACATCGAGCCCGACAACTTAGCCGCCAAGGTGGGGCTGTATTCGTTTGATGCAGGCTCGCCGTTCACCAGCGGCACCTGGGTGGCGGCGCGCAAGGGGGCGGAGTGCGCTTTGAGCGCGGCGCAGCAAGTGGTGGCGGGCGACCGCGCCGCGTTTGCCCTGAGTCGCCCGCCAGGCCACCATGCGGGGGCGGACTTTTTTGGCGGCTACTGCTTCTTGAACAATGCGGCGCTGGCGGCGCAGCATTTGCGCAATGCTGGTATGAAGAAAGTGGCGGTGCTGGATGTGGACTTCCACCACGGCAACGGCACCCAGGCCATCTTCTATGACCGGCCTGACGTGTTTTTTGCCAGCATCCACGGCGACCCGCGCACCGAGTACCCCTTCTTCTTGGGCCATGCGGACGAGACGGGCGCTGGGGCTGGCGTGGGTGCTAACTTGAACCTGCCGCTGCCACGCGGCACAGACTACACGGCGTGGGCACGGGCTTTGGAAACCTCGCTGACGGCCATCGCCCGGTTTGGCGCGGACGCGCTGGTGGTGTCACTGGGCATGGACACGTTTGAGGGCGACCCCATCTCAGGCTTCAAGCTCAAGAGTGACGACTACCTGCGCATCGGTGCCCGCCTCAAGCAAGCGGGCTTGCCGACGGTGTTTATTTTTGAGGGGGGCTACGCGGTGGAAGAGGTTGGCATCAACGCCGTGAACGTGCTGCAGGCCTTTGCCTGA
- a CDS encoding PPC domain-containing DNA-binding protein has translation MKALPIRLTPGQDLRAALEAAVQAQNCRAAFVLSGIGSLSTAGIRLAGDKDPTRFTESMEILTLSGTVAANGDKTASHMHMAISTATGQVLGGHVAPGCIVLTTAEVLLALLPDWQFTREPDAGTGYDELVIRARD, from the coding sequence ATGAAAGCTCTCCCCATCCGCCTAACCCCCGGCCAAGATCTTCGCGCTGCGTTAGAAGCCGCAGTCCAGGCGCAAAACTGCCGCGCGGCCTTTGTGCTGTCAGGCATCGGCAGCTTGTCTACCGCTGGCATCCGGCTGGCGGGCGATAAAGATCCGACGCGGTTCACTGAGAGCATGGAGATCCTCACTCTCTCGGGCACCGTAGCCGCCAATGGCGACAAGACGGCTTCGCACATGCACATGGCCATTTCCACCGCCACGGGGCAGGTGCTGGGTGGGCATGTGGCGCCGGGTTGCATCGTGCTCACCACGGCCGAGGTGCTGCTGGCCCTGTTGCCCGACTGGCAGTTCACCCGCGAGCCGGATGCGGGCACGGGGTATGACGAGTTGGTGATACGGGCGCGGGACTGA
- a CDS encoding GIY-YIG nuclease family protein, which produces MSAPFSLRIFVADGDPDGLRIVDKSNWIGKALVFPRALLPQVKARPELAQTGVYLLLGPRPDGEGDMLYVGEGDPIRPRLESHYAQKDFWTRAIGFTTTTAGQLNKAHVQFLESRLIALARAAKRMPLDNANQPAEPSLSEADRADMEVFLGHMLGMLPVLGVHAFEQAPKVPAAKAGPVLTCKGKGVQATGYEASQGFVVRAGSQAVVAVTNAFNQMTGACELRADLLKNGVLVEEGGVLRFTQDYVFSAPSAASDIVLGGSTNGRTSWKDANGRTLKEIQMAEAGQ; this is translated from the coding sequence ATGAGTGCCCCTTTCTCCCTCCGCATCTTCGTCGCCGACGGCGACCCCGACGGTCTGCGCATCGTCGACAAATCCAACTGGATCGGTAAGGCGCTGGTGTTCCCGCGTGCGCTGCTGCCGCAGGTCAAGGCCCGGCCCGAGCTGGCGCAGACCGGGGTGTACCTATTGCTGGGGCCACGCCCGGATGGTGAGGGCGACATGCTCTACGTGGGCGAGGGCGACCCCATCCGCCCCCGGCTGGAGAGCCACTATGCGCAAAAGGATTTCTGGACCCGCGCCATCGGCTTCACCACCACCACGGCCGGGCAACTCAACAAGGCGCATGTGCAGTTTCTGGAGTCGCGCCTCATCGCCCTGGCCCGCGCCGCCAAGCGCATGCCGCTGGACAACGCCAACCAGCCCGCCGAGCCGTCCCTGAGCGAGGCCGACCGGGCCGACATGGAAGTCTTTTTGGGCCACATGCTGGGCATGCTACCGGTGCTGGGTGTGCATGCGTTTGAGCAAGCGCCCAAGGTCCCCGCCGCCAAGGCCGGCCCGGTGCTCACCTGCAAGGGCAAGGGGGTGCAGGCCACGGGCTACGAGGCCAGCCAGGGCTTTGTAGTGCGGGCGGGGTCGCAGGCGGTGGTTGCAGTGACCAACGCGTTCAACCAAATGACCGGTGCTTGCGAGTTGCGGGCAGACCTGCTCAAGAACGGCGTGCTGGTGGAGGAGGGCGGTGTGTTGCGTTTCACACAGGACTATGTATTTTCAGCACCGTCTGCTGCATCAGACATTGTGTTGGGTGGCAGCACCAACGGGCGCACAAGTTGGAAAGACGCCAATGGCCGGACGCTGAAAGAGATTCAAATGGCGGAGGCCGGTCAGTGA
- a CDS encoding TrlF family AAA-like ATPase, with translation MSNFPKGSEWRLWDLHIHTPASYNYSGGRFATMTPAEKAIAISQIVANMNESDVAAFAINDYWTFDGYLALRQAHESGETIHKTLFPAIELRIESASKFRLNIHVILSDKLTVQQLIDFKGQLKLRLTDRPLSDEALVEYAKRLDAGKAKDQGAPVDYLTNPAALALLGAKTAEITKASFEAALKTIPTDQRLVMVPYDCYGGMAKIDWKAQPAEDLYFMQMADIVEDRDQKNIDLFACRKTPENAEFLDSFKATIGGRPKPCVSGSDGHSIAAFKTWRTETNTKKTWIKADPTFEGLRQILFEPVARVRVQEKSPGQAYTKPFFSSVVITQELSPFPGNPNYENPRFGMHEGLPLNSDLVCMIGGRGTGKSCLVDYVGQAFGPSQKKPTYVLNQDFAVTFNKDVQSMSNHHAKEGAELPFVYISQNEVKSKVTTGTVGEEIKQMLGIQGLSFDSDLVAKTREMQDSVSKLKLWFDQTDEKGSVIYDRREIEGQIARFTSLLDSITTDQNKEKLERFTANISRISSAEELIRKLGLLKDELDTFKAAFDLKLSAVDPQIPLLDISKQSVAIESATISAASQVKSGQTQNAQIRSDFAQVYTGDLSGLLQNAEVYRASIEKLHNNFRLIAEKQKELEIAIAKRSTLPDLIAAELKRQKDAIDAKWLSVQQGQPDWTTEQRDLMRRILADRQITLAGRVIFDTTVFVAHLKDVLNLRSFRATNELTVDGRVKQAFPIADADAFFEFMRDELHTIEAEDFVSGDLAGLFYDVTKRSKFLRVEPVISYGGRPLDRLSVGQKGTVYLCLKLATQAFTQPLIFDQPEDDLDNEFIIEELVDIFRGIKQFRQVILVSHNANLVVNADADQVIVAENDSGVLRYRSGSLEDATTNQAVRRILEGGDAAFLKRELRYNLK, from the coding sequence ATGAGCAATTTTCCAAAAGGATCGGAGTGGCGGCTGTGGGACCTTCACATCCATACGCCCGCTTCATACAACTATTCTGGTGGGCGCTTTGCCACTATGACGCCCGCAGAAAAAGCCATCGCAATCAGTCAAATAGTTGCGAACATGAACGAAAGTGACGTTGCCGCATTTGCGATCAACGACTACTGGACGTTTGATGGGTATCTCGCGCTGCGACAGGCTCATGAATCGGGCGAAACAATCCACAAGACGTTGTTTCCCGCTATTGAGTTGAGGATTGAGTCAGCTTCAAAGTTTCGATTGAACATTCATGTCATTCTTTCTGACAAACTTACTGTTCAACAGTTGATTGACTTTAAAGGCCAACTCAAGTTGAGGCTGACTGATCGCCCGCTTTCTGATGAGGCGCTAGTGGAGTATGCCAAGCGGTTGGATGCCGGAAAAGCGAAGGATCAGGGTGCGCCGGTAGACTATTTGACAAACCCTGCGGCGCTGGCATTGCTGGGTGCAAAAACTGCGGAGATCACAAAGGCTTCATTTGAGGCAGCCCTAAAAACGATCCCGACAGATCAAAGGCTTGTCATGGTGCCTTACGACTGTTATGGCGGGATGGCAAAAATTGACTGGAAAGCGCAACCGGCTGAAGATCTGTACTTCATGCAGATGGCCGATATTGTTGAGGATAGAGATCAAAAGAATATTGACCTCTTTGCTTGTCGAAAAACACCTGAAAACGCTGAGTTCTTAGATAGTTTTAAAGCGACGATTGGAGGGCGACCCAAGCCATGTGTATCCGGCAGTGATGGGCATTCGATAGCAGCGTTTAAGACATGGCGAACGGAAACCAATACCAAGAAAACGTGGATAAAGGCGGATCCGACTTTTGAAGGTCTGCGACAGATCCTTTTTGAACCGGTGGCCAGAGTGCGCGTGCAAGAGAAGAGCCCAGGCCAAGCCTACACAAAGCCATTTTTTAGTTCCGTCGTTATTACGCAAGAACTATCCCCTTTTCCTGGAAATCCAAACTACGAAAATCCGCGTTTTGGGATGCATGAAGGCTTGCCACTGAATAGTGATCTGGTGTGCATGATTGGAGGTCGTGGTACCGGAAAAAGCTGCCTAGTTGACTACGTCGGACAAGCGTTTGGTCCATCTCAAAAGAAGCCAACTTACGTACTCAACCAAGATTTCGCGGTGACGTTTAACAAGGACGTCCAGAGTATGAGTAACCATCATGCGAAGGAAGGGGCAGAGCTTCCTTTTGTATACATCTCTCAGAACGAAGTTAAGTCCAAAGTGACAACTGGAACTGTAGGCGAAGAGATTAAGCAAATGCTGGGGATCCAAGGCTTGTCGTTCGATAGTGATTTGGTTGCAAAAACAAGGGAGATGCAGGACTCGGTAAGTAAGCTGAAACTCTGGTTTGATCAAACTGATGAAAAAGGTTCTGTTATCTATGACCGCAGAGAAATTGAAGGGCAGATCGCTCGCTTTACCAGTCTTCTAGACTCAATAACAACCGATCAAAACAAGGAGAAGCTGGAGCGGTTTACTGCCAATATTTCACGAATTTCCAGCGCTGAAGAGCTAATAAGAAAACTCGGTCTACTTAAGGACGAGTTGGATACTTTTAAGGCCGCATTCGACTTGAAGCTGTCGGCAGTTGACCCCCAAATTCCGCTGTTGGACATTTCCAAGCAATCAGTGGCAATAGAGTCCGCGACCATCAGCGCTGCTTCCCAAGTCAAGAGCGGTCAAACGCAAAACGCCCAAATACGATCCGATTTTGCACAGGTCTACACGGGTGATTTGTCAGGCTTGCTGCAGAACGCTGAGGTATACCGGGCTTCAATAGAAAAGCTCCACAACAATTTCCGACTTATTGCCGAAAAGCAGAAGGAGCTTGAAATCGCGATAGCTAAGCGGTCAACCTTGCCCGACCTAATTGCTGCCGAACTTAAGCGCCAAAAGGACGCAATCGATGCAAAGTGGTTGTCAGTTCAGCAAGGACAACCGGATTGGACAACTGAGCAGCGTGATTTGATGAGAAGAATCTTGGCTGACCGCCAAATCACGTTGGCTGGCAGAGTGATTTTCGACACAACTGTATTTGTGGCGCATCTCAAAGATGTTTTGAATCTTCGCTCGTTCCGGGCGACGAATGAATTGACAGTAGATGGTCGAGTCAAGCAAGCATTTCCAATCGCCGATGCCGATGCTTTTTTCGAGTTTATGAGAGACGAGTTGCACACCATCGAAGCGGAAGATTTTGTATCTGGTGATCTTGCTGGATTGTTTTATGACGTAACCAAGAGATCAAAATTTCTTCGTGTAGAGCCTGTTATTTCGTACGGTGGCCGCCCACTGGATCGCTTATCTGTTGGTCAAAAAGGTACGGTTTATTTGTGCTTGAAATTAGCTACCCAGGCATTTACGCAGCCGTTGATTTTTGATCAGCCCGAAGATGACCTTGATAACGAGTTCATCATTGAGGAATTGGTTGATATCTTTCGTGGAATCAAACAATTTCGACAGGTAATTTTGGTGAGCCATAACGCCAATTTGGTGGTCAACGCGGATGCTGATCAAGTGATCGTTGCTGAGAATGATTCGGGAGTTCTTCGATATAGATCAGGAAGCCTGGAAGATGCGACCACGAATCAGGCAGTTCGACGGATTCTCGAGGGCGGGGATGCCGCATTCTTGAAGCGAGAGCTTCGTTACAACCTCAAGTGA
- a CDS encoding HAMP domain-containing sensor histidine kinase: MSRTAQPQAPSTEGRWHRRARHALAHSLRVRMVALFFVLALAMAATFVFGMQAALSIGWRDAARPLVTDYVDKLAADLGSPPRVEAAQALVARLPLSVRISGPQVNWRSHPKEPDYDAHWRTDEGWKQDEPRFFERTTADGHTIRFGLNVQAWHDRPRFIGWITLGVLLVLIALAYLKIRRMLRPLDDIRDGAQRFGRGDFAQAIPVRHFHRQDELGQLATTINTMGADIHQMLEAKRALLLAISHELRSPLTRARLNTELLPETPELQASREALLRDLGVMRDLVTDLLESERLASPHVALQREPTALASVVSEVVAGLDGNPLVHTQVDAHIPLLALDRTRMRLLLRNLLENALRHTPTDAPVPEVHVHLQTDGSVHITVRDHGPGVPEDQLPQLAQPFYRPDAARTREGGGVGLGLYLCKLVATAHGGTFAVRNASPGLEVSVTLPAA, translated from the coding sequence ATGAGCCGCACAGCACAGCCCCAAGCACCGTCGACCGAGGGCCGCTGGCACCGCCGCGCGCGCCACGCCTTGGCCCACTCGCTGCGTGTGCGCATGGTGGCCTTGTTCTTTGTGCTGGCCTTGGCCATGGCGGCCACCTTTGTGTTTGGCATGCAGGCAGCGCTCTCCATTGGCTGGCGCGATGCCGCCCGCCCGCTGGTCACTGACTATGTGGACAAGCTCGCCGCCGACCTTGGCAGCCCCCCGCGTGTAGAAGCCGCACAAGCACTGGTCGCGCGCTTGCCGCTGTCGGTGCGCATCAGCGGCCCCCAGGTGAACTGGCGCAGCCACCCCAAAGAGCCAGACTACGACGCCCACTGGCGCACAGACGAAGGCTGGAAACAAGACGAACCCCGTTTTTTTGAGCGCACCACTGCCGATGGCCACACCATCCGCTTTGGCCTGAACGTGCAGGCCTGGCACGACCGCCCGCGCTTTATCGGGTGGATCACCCTGGGCGTGCTGCTCGTGCTGATTGCCCTGGCCTACCTCAAGATTCGCAGAATGCTGCGCCCCTTGGACGACATCCGCGACGGTGCCCAGCGCTTTGGCCGGGGCGACTTTGCCCAAGCCATACCGGTGCGCCACTTCCACCGCCAAGACGAGCTGGGCCAATTGGCCACCACCATCAACACCATGGGCGCTGACATCCACCAAATGCTGGAGGCCAAGCGCGCGCTCTTGCTGGCCATCAGCCACGAGCTGCGCAGCCCACTCACCCGCGCGCGGCTCAACACCGAGCTGCTGCCCGAAACCCCCGAGCTGCAAGCCAGCCGCGAAGCCCTGCTGCGAGACCTGGGCGTGATGCGCGACTTGGTGACCGACCTGCTGGAGAGCGAGCGCCTGGCCAGCCCGCACGTGGCCTTGCAGCGCGAGCCCACCGCCTTGGCCAGTGTGGTGAGCGAAGTAGTGGCCGGGCTAGACGGCAACCCCTTGGTCCACACGCAGGTGGACGCCCACATCCCCCTGCTAGCGCTAGACCGCACCCGCATGCGCCTGCTGCTGCGCAACCTGCTGGAAAACGCCTTGCGACACACCCCGACGGACGCGCCCGTACCCGAGGTGCATGTGCACCTGCAGACAGACGGCAGCGTGCACATCACCGTGCGCGACCACGGCCCCGGCGTGCCCGAAGACCAGCTCCCCCAACTCGCCCAACCCTTCTACCGCCCCGACGCCGCCCGCACCCGCGAAGGCGGCGGCGTAGGCCTAGGCCTGTACCTGTGCAAACTGGTCGCCACCGCCCACGGCGGCACCTTCGCCGTGCGTAACGCTAGCCCCGGTTTGGAAGTTAGCGTGACGTTGCCTGCGGCATAG
- a CDS encoding response regulator transcription factor, producing MHRILLIDDDAQLGPPLASYFQRFDMALECALKPSEGLARLKLGGLDAAILDVMLPEMDGFALCRAIRKESDIPIIMLTARGEVMDRVVGLELGADDYVPKPFEPRELVARLQTVLRRRVAPAAAAPSNTPSTALVFDGLSLDPVTRSVLRQGQALELTSTEFDLLHLLAAQPGRVFTRDDILNQLRGVDAEFYTRAVDIVVSRLRKKLEPLDCIKTLRNAGYTLALAKAAP from the coding sequence ATGCACCGCATCCTCTTGATTGACGACGACGCGCAACTGGGCCCACCACTGGCGTCATATTTCCAACGCTTTGACATGGCACTGGAGTGCGCGCTCAAGCCCAGCGAGGGCTTGGCCCGCCTGAAACTGGGTGGCCTAGACGCCGCCATTTTGGATGTCATGCTGCCCGAGATGGATGGCTTTGCGCTGTGCCGCGCCATTCGCAAAGAGAGCGACATTCCCATCATCATGCTCACCGCGCGTGGCGAGGTGATGGACCGTGTGGTAGGGCTGGAGCTGGGTGCTGACGACTATGTGCCCAAACCCTTTGAGCCGCGTGAACTGGTGGCCCGCTTGCAAACCGTGTTGCGCCGCCGTGTGGCCCCTGCTGCTGCTGCGCCCAGCAATACGCCATCTACCGCCTTGGTGTTTGATGGCCTGAGCCTAGACCCTGTGACCCGCAGCGTGCTGCGACAGGGCCAAGCCCTAGAGCTCACCAGTACCGAATTTGACCTGCTGCACCTGCTGGCCGCGCAACCGGGGCGTGTGTTTACCCGGGACGACATCTTGAACCAGCTGCGCGGCGTGGACGCTGAGTTCTACACCCGCGCCGTCGACATTGTGGTGAGCCGCTTGCGCAAAAAGCTAGAGCCGCTGGACTGCATCAAAACCCTGCGCAACGCGGGCTACACCCTGGCCTTGGCCAAAGCCGCACCATGA
- a CDS encoding Spy/CpxP family protein refolding chaperone produces MKHFFKRNFKRTVFGIVGATILIGGLSACGHRDRDYGSTMSPEKYSQMRDKMVDRAASKLDLNEDQKKRLATLGDTLYAQRTAFIGQTPDPRAEFKALVAGDKFDRTRAQNLVTEKTTVLQTKSPEVIAALADFYDSLNPAQQQKVRDYMEHRGGWFHRG; encoded by the coding sequence ATGAAACACTTCTTTAAACGCAACTTCAAACGCACCGTATTTGGCATCGTGGGTGCCACCATCTTGATTGGTGGTCTCAGTGCCTGTGGCCACCGTGACCGCGACTATGGCTCCACTATGAGTCCTGAAAAGTACAGCCAAATGCGCGACAAAATGGTTGACCGCGCTGCCAGCAAGCTGGACCTGAACGAAGACCAAAAGAAGCGCCTGGCCACACTGGGCGACACCTTGTATGCCCAACGCACTGCCTTCATCGGGCAAACGCCCGACCCGCGCGCAGAGTTCAAAGCGCTGGTAGCTGGCGACAAGTTTGACCGCACCCGTGCGCAAAACTTGGTGACTGAAAAAACCACCGTGTTGCAAACCAAGAGCCCTGAGGTGATTGCCGCGCTGGCAGACTTTTACGACAGCCTGAACCCCGCGCAGCAACAAAAGGTACGCGACTACATGGAACACCGCGGCGGCTGGTTTCACCGGGGCTAA